One window of the Peptacetobacter hiranonis genome contains the following:
- a CDS encoding ComF family protein, with product MDFFFPQNITCLICQKPIDPNNTYSLCKDCFEEMTFIKEECHKCGKPVINRINFDKSDDEEDNLADEDIKEIEDNCIILTGNNELKDAVNLKIDDDEEYILEKFEEYREGYGKVEEKKIEYSRCKFCENKNFYFDRAISCIEYCDKSKVLVLSLKYYGNTYMSRYIAQVMRDKLEFEQLSADYIIPVPLHKKRMRIRGFNQAEKIASYISEYTNIPIIDCVKRNRNTKRLYALNKFQREKELKNAFEVKGGSEKIIGKRIILVDDIFTTGTTVNEISKKLKIYGVDEIIVLTFLTRNID from the coding sequence ATGGATTTTTTCTTTCCACAAAATATAACCTGTTTAATATGTCAAAAGCCTATAGATCCAAATAATACGTATTCTCTTTGTAAGGATTGCTTTGAAGAAATGACATTTATCAAAGAAGAGTGCCACAAATGTGGCAAACCTGTTATAAATAGGATAAATTTTGATAAGAGTGATGACGAAGAGGATAATCTTGCAGATGAGGATATTAAGGAAATTGAGGATAATTGTATAATTTTGACGGGAAATAATGAGTTAAAAGATGCAGTAAATCTCAAAATTGACGATGATGAGGAATATATTTTAGAAAAATTTGAAGAGTATAGAGAAGGATACGGAAAGGTAGAAGAAAAAAAGATAGAATACTCGAGATGTAAATTCTGTGAGAATAAGAATTTTTACTTTGATAGGGCAATATCCTGCATAGAGTATTGTGATAAGAGTAAGGTGTTAGTGCTTTCGTTGAAGTACTATGGAAATACGTATATGTCTAGATATATTGCCCAGGTAATGAGAGATAAGTTGGAATTTGAGCAGCTTTCTGCGGATTATATAATACCAGTACCTCTGCATAAAAAGAGAATGAGGATTAGGGGATTTAATCAAGCAGAAAAAATTGCTAGTTATATTTCTGAATATACAAATATACCGATAATAGACTGTGTAAAGAGAAATAGAAACACAAAAAGACTATATGCGCTCAATAAATTTCAACGTGAAAAAGAATTAAAAAATGCTTTTGAAGTTAAAGGTGGCAGCGAGAAAATAATAGGAAAGAGGATAATACTAGTCGATGATATATTTACCACAGGAACTACTGTAAATGAGATTTCTAAAAAGCTTAAAATATACGGTGTAGATGAGATAATAGTTTTGACATTCTTGACAAGAAATATAGATTAA
- a CDS encoding IS256 family transposase, with translation MGRKKREPLNPEKKNIIAELIKTYEIKTAQDIQDALKDLLGDTIQEMLESEMNEHLGYEKYERGENTNSRNGYKTKRVRSGMGEYEIDVPQDRDSSFEPQIVKKRQKDVSEIEQKIINMYALGMSNRDITSQIEDIYGFELSEGMISDVTDKIIPKIEEWKYRPLESVYPVVYIDAIHFSVKENGSVKKKAVYVILGISSEGYKEILGLYIGDTESSKYWFSVLNELKNRGVRDILIVCADGLSGIKEAISSAFPNTEYQRCIVHQVRNTLKYVSYKDRKEFANDLKTIYHAINEEQALANLERTSEKWNEKYPNSMKSWFSNWDSIIPIFKFSPETRKVIYTTNAIESVNSQLRKINKKRTVFPNKISLEKSLYLSVEKISKKWSMPIRNWGYIYGELSIMYEDRL, from the coding sequence ATGGGCAGAAAGAAAAGAGAACCATTAAATCCAGAAAAGAAAAATATAATAGCGGAGCTAATTAAAACATATGAAATTAAAACCGCTCAAGACATTCAGGATGCACTTAAAGATCTTTTAGGTGATACTATTCAAGAGATGCTTGAATCTGAAATGAATGAGCATCTTGGATATGAAAAATATGAACGTGGTGAAAATACCAATTCAAGAAATGGATATAAAACAAAAAGAGTTAGATCTGGAATGGGAGAATACGAAATTGATGTTCCTCAAGATAGAGATTCCTCTTTTGAACCTCAAATTGTCAAAAAAAGACAAAAGGATGTTTCTGAAATAGAGCAAAAAATAATAAATATGTATGCTTTAGGCATGAGTAATAGAGATATAACTTCTCAAATAGAGGATATTTATGGATTTGAACTATCTGAAGGAATGATTTCAGATGTAACTGATAAAATAATACCTAAAATCGAAGAATGGAAATATAGACCTCTTGAAAGTGTATATCCTGTTGTATATATAGATGCTATCCATTTCTCTGTTAAAGAAAATGGTTCTGTTAAGAAAAAAGCTGTCTATGTAATTCTTGGTATAAGTTCCGAAGGATACAAAGAAATTCTAGGATTGTATATTGGAGATACTGAAAGCTCTAAGTATTGGTTTTCTGTGCTAAATGAATTAAAAAATAGAGGTGTAAGAGATATTTTAATCGTTTGTGCTGATGGACTATCAGGAATAAAAGAAGCGATAAGCTCCGCTTTTCCAAATACTGAATATCAAAGATGTATTGTTCATCAAGTTAGAAATACATTAAAATATGTATCATACAAAGATAGAAAGGAATTTGCTAATGATTTAAAAACAATATATCATGCCATTAATGAAGAACAGGCTCTAGCTAATTTAGAACGTACTTCAGAAAAATGGAATGAAAAATATCCAAATTCTATGAAATCTTGGTTTAGTAACTGGGATTCAATTATACCGATATTTAAATTTTCACCAGAAACTAGAAAGGTAATTTATACTACAAATGCCATTGAAAGTGTAAATTCGCAGCTTAGAAAAATAAATAAAAAAAGAACTGTTTTTCCAAACAAGATTTCCTTAGAAAAATCACTATATCTATCAGTTGAAAAAATAAGCAAAAAATGGAGTATGCCTATTAGAAACTGGGGATATATTTATGGAGAACTTTCAATAATGTATGAAGATAGATTGTAA
- a CDS encoding rhodanese-like domain-containing protein → MHKRILALLLSSALAFSVVGCSPKEEEKEATNTSGSISTITVDELDPSSMQVVDIRGEEQFIGWNTEDGKGGHIKGAVDFPETWLDMDLSKDSAIGTEMKLELERRHLDTSKKTVLYSNDTVSEEDAKKYQELGFTDLSILEGGYNSYVEAKKETASLPKYSMYVHPQWVQDLIDGKNPETYNGNDFKIVEMSLGSEEGEYEGGHIKGAVNVKDTFNHLPGLRALAEYDAVPLEEQLKFWNRNSDDVIKKDLENLGITKDTTVVLYATTPATTAAARAALIMKYAGVKDIRILNGGKTLWKLQGRELEEGTNTPEKVDFGAEVPQNPDVIYDYDEELKVVENPDKAVVASIRSWDEYTCKVSGYTYIGEAGDIANSRFGYAGSDPYSMEDFRNVDNTMFNYELMEERWNKWGITPDKEVSFHCGTGWRASETYFYAEAMGWEDIHVYDGGWYEWHKVKGSPKKEKGLPEDAPEEKPEEYFVVKEK, encoded by the coding sequence ATGCACAAAAGAATTCTTGCTCTTCTTTTATCTTCTGCATTAGCATTCTCTGTTGTTGGATGTTCCCCTAAAGAAGAAGAAAAAGAAGCAACAAACACATCTGGCTCTATCTCTACTATAACTGTTGATGAACTAGATCCTTCATCTATGCAGGTAGTAGATATAAGAGGCGAAGAACAGTTCATTGGTTGGAATACTGAGGATGGAAAAGGTGGACACATCAAGGGAGCTGTAGACTTCCCAGAGACTTGGTTAGATATGGATCTTTCTAAAGATTCTGCTATCGGAACTGAAATGAAATTAGAATTAGAAAGAAGACACCTTGACACTTCTAAAAAAACAGTTCTTTATAGCAACGATACTGTATCAGAAGAAGATGCAAAAAAATATCAGGAACTAGGATTCACTGATTTATCTATTTTAGAAGGTGGTTACAACTCATATGTTGAAGCAAAAAAAGAAACTGCTTCTCTTCCAAAATATAGTATGTACGTTCATCCACAGTGGGTACAAGATTTAATCGATGGTAAAAATCCTGAAACTTATAATGGTAATGATTTTAAAATAGTTGAGATGTCTCTTGGTAGTGAAGAGGGAGAATATGAAGGCGGACACATAAAAGGTGCTGTAAATGTTAAAGATACATTCAATCACCTTCCTGGTTTAAGAGCTTTAGCAGAATATGACGCCGTTCCTCTTGAAGAACAGTTAAAATTCTGGAATAGAAATAGCGATGATGTTATCAAAAAAGATTTAGAAAATCTAGGTATAACTAAAGACACTACTGTAGTTCTTTATGCTACTACACCAGCAACTACTGCTGCTGCAAGAGCTGCTCTAATAATGAAATATGCTGGTGTTAAAGATATACGTATATTAAATGGTGGAAAAACACTTTGGAAACTTCAGGGAAGAGAACTTGAAGAAGGAACTAATACACCAGAAAAAGTTGATTTTGGAGCAGAAGTTCCTCAGAACCCTGATGTTATATATGATTATGACGAAGAATTAAAAGTTGTTGAAAATCCTGATAAAGCTGTTGTAGCATCTATAAGAAGTTGGGATGAATACACTTGTAAAGTTAGTGGATATACTTATATAGGAGAAGCTGGTGATATAGCTAATTCTCGTTTTGGATATGCAGGTTCAGATCCTTATAGCATGGAAGACTTTAGAAATGTAGATAATACTATGTTCAACTATGAGTTAATGGAAGAAAGATGGAATAAATGGGGAATAACTCCAGATAAAGAAGTTTCATTCCATTGTGGTACTGGTTGGAGAGCTAGTGAAACATACTTCTACGCAGAAGCAATGGGTTGGGAAGATATCCATGTTTACGATGGCGGATGGTATGAATGGCATAAAGTAAAAGGAAGTCCTAAAAAAGAAAAAGGTCTACCTGAAGATGCTCCAGAAGAAAAACCAGAAGAATATTTCGTAGTAAAAGAAAAATAA
- the hpf gene encoding ribosome hibernation-promoting factor, HPF/YfiA family yields MKLTISGKQMELTQGIKDNIESKLSKLDKYISPDTDVKVTVSAKKGRHKIEVTIAPKNGHVIRAEESQENLYPAIDLVVDKLKIQLKKYKDKMQKRHQENKSIRFDSPEINDSILEEDLEDFEDELFIIKRRKRINIKPMSEEEAVLQMELVGHDFYIFRNDETDEIALVYKRKNGGYGIIEQEEY; encoded by the coding sequence ATGAAACTTACTATATCTGGAAAACAAATGGAATTAACTCAGGGAATCAAGGACAATATAGAAAGCAAATTAAGTAAATTAGATAAATATATAAGTCCTGATACAGATGTAAAAGTTACTGTAAGCGCTAAGAAAGGAAGACACAAAATAGAAGTAACTATAGCTCCTAAAAATGGTCATGTTATAAGAGCAGAAGAATCTCAGGAAAACTTATATCCTGCAATAGATCTTGTTGTTGATAAATTAAAAATACAGCTTAAAAAATACAAAGATAAAATGCAGAAGAGACATCAGGAAAACAAGAGTATAAGATTCGATAGCCCAGAAATAAATGACTCTATATTAGAAGAAGACTTAGAAGATTTTGAAGATGAATTATTCATAATCAAAAGACGTAAAAGAATAAACATCAAACCAATGAGCGAAGAAGAAGCAGTTCTTCAGATGGAATTAGTTGGACACGATTTCTATATATTCAGAAATGATGAAACTGACGAAATAGCTCTAGTTTACAAACGTAAAAATGGTGGATATGGTATAATAGAACAGGAAGAATACTAA
- the secA gene encoding preprotein translocase subunit SecA: MGFLDSLFNMADRKDLKKFEKTADLIESLEPKFEAMNDEELRGMTDKFKERLANGETVDDILPEAFAVVREASKRTLGLRHYKVQLIGGMVLHEGRIAEMKTGEGKTLVATCPVYLNALEGKGVHVVTVNDYLAKRDRDQMAKVYEFLGMTVGVIVHGQSPKVRKKQYDCDITYGTNNEFGFDYLKDNMVIHEEQMVQRELNYAIVDEVDSILVDEARTPLIISGPGDKSTHLYTDANTFVNTLKPDDYEQEEKDKAVSLTESGVKKAEMYFNVDNITDVAHTELYHHINQALKAHVIMKRDVDYVEKDGEIVIVDEFTGRLMFGRRYSDGLHQAIEAKEGLKVQRESKTLATITFQNYFRMYKKLSGMTGTAKTEEEEFKAIYKMDVFQVPTNKPMVREDLPDTVYKSTRGKFNAVADDIAERHAKKQPVLVGTVSIEKSEILSDILRKRGIKHEVLNAKYHEKEAEIIAQAGRLGAVTIATNMAGRGTDILLGGNPSFMAIKEMKKMNFTEETINRVNAANEVAGVEENEELDAARKTYQKLYKQFKEQTDAEQQEVLAAGGLCIIGTERHESRRIDNQLRGRAGRQGDPGSSRFYIALDDDLMRLFGSERIQGLVDKIGLEEDMPIEHRMLTKSIESAQKKVEGKNFGIRKHVLEYDDVMNKQREIIYKERRRVLAGENLQEQIQDMIHSIIVDAVDEFDLETGFNSEEFKKHMYNKFMPVGSLEDIDFTGLNSIELAEKVNERAIQLYTIKEENIGSDRMREVERIVLLQSVDNHWIDHIDAMDQLRQGIGLRALGQQDPVIAYKMEGFDMFDDMNKLIREDTVKFLFNITVEVPAERKAVVDVDKLESPDTEGTGKKPVVADKKVGRNDPCPCGSGKKYKNCCGR; this comes from the coding sequence ATGGGTTTTTTAGATAGCCTGTTTAATATGGCCGATAGAAAAGATTTAAAAAAATTCGAAAAAACAGCAGACCTTATAGAATCATTAGAGCCAAAATTTGAGGCAATGAATGATGAAGAATTAAGAGGAATGACTGATAAATTTAAAGAAAGATTAGCTAATGGCGAAACAGTAGATGATATACTACCAGAAGCATTTGCAGTTGTTAGAGAAGCTTCAAAAAGAACATTAGGGCTTAGACACTACAAAGTTCAGTTAATAGGTGGTATGGTACTTCACGAAGGTAGAATAGCTGAGATGAAAACTGGGGAAGGTAAAACTCTTGTTGCTACTTGTCCAGTATATCTTAATGCCCTTGAAGGAAAAGGGGTACATGTTGTAACTGTCAATGACTACCTAGCAAAACGTGACCGCGATCAGATGGCAAAAGTATACGAATTCTTAGGAATGACAGTAGGTGTTATAGTACATGGTCAGAGTCCAAAAGTTAGAAAAAAACAGTATGATTGTGATATAACTTACGGAACAAACAACGAATTTGGTTTCGACTACTTAAAAGACAACATGGTAATTCATGAAGAACAGATGGTTCAGAGAGAATTAAACTATGCTATAGTCGATGAGGTCGACTCTATATTAGTCGATGAAGCAAGAACTCCACTTATAATATCTGGACCTGGGGATAAATCAACTCATTTATACACAGATGCAAATACATTTGTAAATACTTTAAAACCAGATGATTATGAACAGGAAGAAAAAGATAAAGCTGTTTCACTTACTGAATCAGGTGTTAAAAAAGCGGAAATGTACTTCAATGTTGATAATATAACTGATGTAGCTCATACAGAATTATATCACCATATAAATCAGGCTTTAAAAGCTCACGTTATAATGAAGAGAGATGTTGACTATGTTGAAAAAGACGGTGAAATAGTTATAGTTGACGAATTCACAGGACGTCTAATGTTTGGTAGAAGATACTCAGATGGACTTCATCAGGCTATAGAAGCTAAAGAAGGATTAAAAGTTCAGAGAGAATCTAAAACTTTAGCTACAATAACATTCCAGAACTACTTCAGAATGTACAAAAAATTATCAGGAATGACTGGTACTGCTAAAACAGAAGAAGAAGAGTTCAAAGCTATATACAAAATGGACGTATTCCAGGTACCTACAAATAAACCAATGGTAAGAGAAGATTTACCAGATACAGTTTACAAAAGTACAAGAGGTAAATTCAATGCTGTTGCTGATGATATAGCAGAAAGACATGCTAAAAAACAGCCAGTTCTAGTAGGTACAGTTTCAATAGAAAAATCTGAAATACTTTCAGATATATTAAGAAAAAGAGGAATCAAACACGAGGTTCTAAATGCAAAATACCACGAAAAAGAAGCAGAAATAATAGCTCAGGCTGGTAGATTAGGTGCCGTTACAATAGCAACTAATATGGCTGGTAGGGGTACAGATATACTTCTAGGTGGTAACCCTTCATTCATGGCTATAAAAGAAATGAAGAAAATGAACTTCACAGAAGAAACTATAAACAGAGTAAATGCAGCTAATGAAGTAGCTGGTGTTGAAGAAAATGAAGAATTAGATGCAGCTAGAAAAACATACCAGAAATTATACAAACAGTTCAAAGAACAGACAGATGCTGAACAGCAGGAAGTTCTTGCAGCTGGAGGTCTTTGTATAATAGGTACAGAAAGACACGAATCAAGACGTATAGACAACCAGTTAAGAGGTCGTGCCGGTAGACAGGGTGACCCAGGTTCTTCAAGATTCTATATAGCACTTGATGACGATTTAATGAGATTATTCGGTTCTGAAAGAATACAGGGACTAGTAGATAAAATAGGTTTAGAAGAAGATATGCCAATAGAACATAGAATGCTTACTAAATCTATAGAATCTGCTCAGAAAAAAGTCGAAGGTAAAAACTTCGGTATAAGAAAACACGTCCTAGAATACGATGACGTTATGAATAAACAGAGAGAAATCATATACAAAGAAAGAAGAAGAGTTCTTGCTGGAGAAAACTTACAGGAACAGATACAGGATATGATTCACTCTATAATAGTAGATGCAGTTGATGAATTTGATTTAGAAACTGGATTTAATTCAGAAGAATTCAAAAAACATATGTACAATAAATTTATGCCAGTTGGAAGTCTTGAAGATATAGACTTTACAGGACTAAATTCTATAGAATTAGCTGAAAAAGTTAATGAAAGAGCAATACAGCTATACACTATAAAAGAAGAAAATATAGGTTCAGATAGAATGAGAGAAGTTGAAAGAATAGTACTTCTTCAGTCTGTTGATAACCATTGGATAGACCATATAGATGCTATGGATCAGTTACGTCAGGGTATAGGACTAAGAGCTTTAGGACAGCAGGACCCAGTTATAGCCTACAAAATGGAAGGTTTCGATATGTTTGACGATATGAACAAACTTATAAGAGAAGATACAGTTAAGTTCTTATTCAATATAACTGTTGAAGTTCCAGCTGAAAGAAAAGCTGTAGTAGATGTAGATAAATTAGAATCTCCTGATACAGAAGGAACAGGTAAAAAGCCAGTTGTAGCTGATAAAAAAGTAGGAAGAAATGATCCTTGTCCTTGTGGAAGCGGTAAAAAATATAAAAACTGCTGTGGAAGATAA
- the prfB gene encoding peptide chain release factor 2 (programmed frameshift), whose product MLNVQEYRHELDAMSENIQELSVSLDIERLKEKIIENEQDMERQDFWEDNENAHKVLQENKKLCETVEKFEQLQKNLEDIEVLIELGLEEDDSEDIEKEVSDSINQLKDVIDEMTIQTLLSGEYDKNNAIVSINAGTGGLDAQDWAQMLLRMYIRWAEGRDYKVKLLDLISDPEAGIKTAVMLIQGDNAYGYLKGEKGVHRIVRISPFDPSGKRHTSFASVDVIPELDENIEVEINQSDLKIDTYRASGAGGQHVNTTDSAVRITHLPTGITVQCQNERSQHLNREVAMRMLMAKLIDIKEMEQKEKIEDLQGKYTQITWGSQIRSYVFQPYKMVKDHRTNTETGNVDAVMNGNIDIFINSYLTRKKLSK is encoded by the exons ATGCTAAATGTGCAGGAATACAGACACGAATTAGATGCGATGTCTGAAAATATACAAGAATTGAGTGTTTCTCTT GACATAGAAAGACTCAAAGAAAAGATAATAGAAAACGAGCAAGATATGGAAAGACAGGATTTTTGGGAAGATAATGAAAATGCACATAAAGTTCTTCAGGAAAACAAAAAACTTTGTGAGACTGTAGAAAAATTTGAGCAGCTTCAAAAAAATCTTGAAGATATAGAAGTCTTAATTGAGCTTGGACTTGAAGAAGACGATTCAGAAGATATAGAGAAGGAAGTTTCTGATTCTATAAATCAATTAAAAGATGTAATAGATGAGATGACTATTCAGACGCTTTTAAGCGGTGAATACGACAAAAATAATGCAATAGTGTCTATAAATGCTGGTACTGGTGGACTTGATGCTCAGGATTGGGCTCAGATGCTTCTTAGAATGTATATAAGATGGGCAGAAGGTAGAGACTACAAGGTTAAGCTTTTAGACTTAATTTCAGATCCAGAAGCTGGTATAAAAACAGCTGTAATGCTTATCCAGGGAGATAATGCCTATGGATATTTAAAGGGAGAAAAAGGAGTACATAGAATTGTAAGAATTTCTCCATTTGACCCTTCTGGAAAAAGACACACATCTTTTGCATCTGTTGATGTAATTCCAGAATTAGATGAAAATATAGAGGTAGAGATAAATCAGAGCGATTTAAAAATAGATACATATAGAGCATCTGGTGCAGGTGGTCAGCATGTAAATACTACAGACTCTGCTGTTAGAATAACTCATCTTCCAACGGGAATTACAGTTCAGTGTCAGAATGAAAGGTCTCAGCACCTTAATAGAGAAGTTGCGATGAGAATGCTTATGGCTAAGCTGATTGATATTAAGGAAATGGAACAGAAGGAAAAGATAGAAGATTTACAGGGCAAATATACTCAGATAACATGGGGTAGCCAGATAAGATCTTATGTTTTCCAGCCGTATAAAATGGTAAAAGACCATAGAACTAATACGGAAACTGGAAATGTTGATGCTGTGATGAATGGAAATATTGATATATTTATTAATTCGTATTTAACTCGGAAAAAATTAAGTAAGTAG
- a CDS encoding Tex family protein, which yields MDINNILKEEFSLKDFQVVNTIELIDEGNTIPFIARYRKEKTGEMSDTVLRQFHEKLVYLRNLESRKEDVIRLIDEQGKLTKEISKAVEKANTLQEVEDVYAPFKKKKRTRASIAKEKGLEKPALEIMYGKTDDVDGLASKYIDEEKDLKSVEDVLKGVNDIIAEIVSDDAEVRKYLRENARNRGRVVSKGSSDEKTVYEMYYDYSEPVKYIAPHRILAVNRGENEKILKVKIEIDDEYVKGWIERRYTKKLSGKCREIVVEAIEDAYKRLIFPAIEREIRNELTEKGQERAISVFGKNLNSLLLQPPIHGKNVMGFDPGIRTGCKIAVVDRNGKFLDSAVVFVTGSQAKKSEAEKELIGLIKKHNIDIIAIGNGTASRESEAFVAKMIKDNNLDVKYVIVSEAGASVYSASELAAKEHPDINVSIRGAISIARRIQDPLAELIKIDPKSIGVGQYQHDINGKRLEEVLDGVVEDAVNSVGADLNTASASLLEHVAGISSAVAKNIVAYREENGEFKSRSEIKKVSKLGPKAFTQCAGFLRIPEAKNPLDNTGVHPESYATCEKMLTVLGYSKEDIKNGNLKDIDEKVKAVGLTKLAEELESGVPTIKDIIVEIKRPGRDPREDGMKPILRTDVLSMDDLRDGMVLKGTVRNVVDFGAFVDIGVKTDGLVHKKEMGVKVNDPMEVVSVGDIIDVKVVNVDKEKNRIALSMNV from the coding sequence GTGGATATTAATAATATTTTGAAGGAAGAGTTCAGCCTAAAGGATTTTCAGGTTGTTAATACTATAGAGCTTATTGATGAGGGGAATACTATTCCATTTATTGCGAGATATAGGAAGGAAAAGACTGGTGAGATGAGTGATACTGTTCTTAGACAGTTCCACGAAAAACTAGTTTATCTTAGAAATTTAGAATCAAGAAAGGAAGATGTTATTAGGCTTATTGATGAGCAGGGGAAATTGACTAAGGAGATTTCTAAGGCTGTTGAGAAGGCAAATACTCTTCAGGAAGTTGAGGATGTTTACGCACCATTTAAGAAGAAAAAGAGAACTAGAGCATCTATTGCTAAAGAAAAGGGCTTAGAAAAACCTGCACTTGAGATAATGTATGGTAAAACTGATGACGTAGATGGACTAGCTAGCAAGTATATAGACGAAGAAAAAGATTTAAAATCTGTAGAGGATGTTTTAAAAGGTGTTAATGATATAATAGCTGAGATTGTTTCAGATGATGCAGAAGTTAGAAAATATTTAAGAGAGAATGCAAGAAATAGAGGTAGAGTTGTATCTAAGGGAAGTTCTGATGAAAAGACTGTTTACGAAATGTATTACGACTATTCAGAGCCTGTTAAATACATAGCGCCACATAGAATATTAGCTGTAAATAGGGGAGAAAATGAAAAAATCTTAAAGGTTAAGATAGAGATAGACGACGAATATGTAAAAGGTTGGATAGAAAGAAGATATACTAAAAAATTATCTGGAAAATGTAGGGAAATAGTTGTTGAAGCTATAGAAGATGCGTATAAGAGACTTATTTTCCCTGCGATTGAAAGAGAAATAAGAAATGAGCTTACAGAAAAAGGTCAGGAAAGAGCAATAAGTGTGTTCGGGAAAAACTTAAACAGCCTACTTCTTCAGCCACCTATACATGGTAAAAATGTTATGGGATTTGACCCTGGAATTAGAACCGGATGTAAGATTGCAGTAGTTGATAGAAATGGTAAATTCTTAGACTCAGCGGTTGTGTTTGTTACAGGAAGTCAGGCTAAAAAATCTGAGGCAGAAAAGGAATTAATTGGATTAATTAAAAAACACAATATAGATATAATAGCTATTGGAAATGGTACAGCTTCTAGGGAATCTGAAGCATTTGTTGCAAAGATGATAAAAGATAATAATTTAGATGTTAAATATGTTATTGTAAGTGAAGCAGGGGCATCTGTATATTCCGCTTCAGAATTAGCAGCTAAAGAACATCCAGATATCAATGTATCTATCAGAGGTGCAATTTCTATAGCTAGAAGAATTCAGGATCCGCTTGCTGAGCTTATAAAAATAGATCCAAAGAGCATAGGTGTAGGTCAGTATCAACACGATATTAATGGAAAAAGACTTGAGGAAGTGCTAGATGGTGTTGTAGAGGATGCGGTAAATAGTGTAGGTGCGGACTTAAATACAGCATCTGCATCGCTTTTAGAGCATGTTGCAGGAATTAGCTCAGCTGTAGCTAAAAATATCGTAGCATACAGAGAAGAAAATGGAGAATTCAAATCTAGAAGTGAAATTAAAAAAGTAAGTAAACTTGGTCCAAAAGCATTTACACAGTGTGCGGGATTTTTAAGAATTCCAGAAGCTAAAAATCCTCTTGATAATACAGGAGTTCATCCAGAAAGTTATGCTACTTGTGAAAAAATGCTAACTGTACTTGGATACTCTAAAGAGGATATAAAAAATGGAAATTTAAAGGATATAGATGAAAAAGTTAAGGCTGTGGGATTAACTAAATTAGCAGAAGAACTTGAATCAGGTGTTCCTACAATAAAAGATATAATTGTAGAGATTAAAAGACCAGGTAGAGACCCTAGAGAAGATGGTATGAAGCCAATTCTTAGAACTGATGTGCTTAGCATGGATGATTTAAGAGATGGAATGGTGCTTAAAGGTACTGTTAGAAATGTTGTAGATTTTGGTGCATTTGTCGATATAGGTGTTAAAACTGATGGACTTGTTCACAAGAAAGAAATGGGCGTAAAGGTAAATGATCCTATGGAAGTTGTATCTGTTGGGGATATAATCGATGTTAAGGTTGTAAATGTTGACAAGGAAAAAAATAGAATAGCATTAAGTATGAATGTATAA